From a single Prionailurus bengalensis isolate Pbe53 chromosome A1, Fcat_Pben_1.1_paternal_pri, whole genome shotgun sequence genomic region:
- the TEX30 gene encoding testis-expressed protein 30, which translates to MNHTEVKLKIPFGNKLLDAVCLVPNKSLTYGIILTHGASGDMNLPHLMSLASHLASHGFFCLRFTCKGLNIVHRIKAYKSVLNYLKTLGEYKLTGVFLGGRSMGSRAAASVMCHIEPDDADDFVRGLICISYPLHHPKQQHKLRDEDLYRIKDPVLFVSGSADEMCEKNLLEKVAQKMQAPNKIHWIEKANHSMAVKGRSTNDVFKEINTQILFWIQEITEMDKK; encoded by the exons atgaATCATACAGAG gttaaattaaaaataccttttggAAATAAATTACTAGATGCTGTTTGTTTGGTACCTAACAAGAGCTTAACATATGGAATAATTCTTACACATGGAGCGTCAGGAGATATGAATCTTCCTCATTTGATGTCACTGGCATCCCATCTTGCATCTCATGGGTTTTTTTGCCTGAGATTTACCTGTAAAGGCCTTAATATTGTACATAGAATTAAGGCATATAAATCAGTTTTG AATTACCTAAAGACCTTAGGAGAATACAAATTGACAGGTGTTTTCCTTGGCG gTCGTTCAATGGGCTCAAGAGCAGCTGCTTCTGTAATGTGCCATATTGAgccagatgatgctgatgattTTGTTCGAGGtctcatttgtatttcttacCCACTGCACCATCCAAAGCAGCAACATAAACTTAGAGATGAAGATCTCTATCGTATAAAAGATCCTGTATTGTTTGTGTCAGGTTCAGCAGATGAAATGTGTGAAAAG aacttGTTGGAGAAAGTGGCACAGAAAATGCAAGCTCCCAATAAAATCCACTGGATTGAGAAGGCAAACCATTCCATGGCAGTGAAAGGACgttcaacaaatgatgttttcaaagaaataaatacacagattTTGTTTTGGATCCAGGAAATCACTGAAATGGACAAGAAATAA